From the Fibrobacter sp. UWB11 genome, one window contains:
- the lptB gene encoding LPS export ABC transporter ATP-binding protein — translation MVSTIRTDKLRKIYGHRQVVSDVSIQVSQGEIVGLLGPNGAGKTTTFYMIVGMVRPDAGHIFLDDIEMTDKPMYKRARLGVGYLPQEASIFRKLSVEDNIMAILETQDMKRAERKKKLEQLLEEFKITHIRKTKSMSCSGGERRRLEIARALASDPSFLLLDEPFAGIDPIAVADIQSIISELKDRGMGVLITDHNVRETLSITDRAYIMYKSQVLTEGSSQHLAEDPEARRIYLGDSFRLD, via the coding sequence TTGGTTAGCACGATACGCACCGACAAACTGCGCAAGATTTATGGCCACCGTCAGGTGGTGAGCGATGTCTCCATTCAAGTTTCGCAGGGCGAAATCGTCGGGCTCCTTGGTCCGAATGGTGCCGGCAAGACGACCACGTTCTACATGATTGTGGGCATGGTCCGCCCGGATGCAGGTCACATCTTCTTGGACGATATCGAGATGACGGACAAGCCGATGTACAAGCGCGCCCGCCTCGGTGTGGGTTACCTCCCGCAAGAAGCATCCATCTTCCGCAAGCTCTCCGTTGAAGATAACATTATGGCGATTCTCGAAACGCAAGACATGAAGCGTGCCGAGCGCAAAAAGAAGTTGGAACAACTTCTCGAAGAATTCAAGATTACGCACATCCGTAAGACGAAGTCCATGAGCTGCTCCGGTGGCGAACGCCGCCGTCTTGAAATTGCACGTGCTCTTGCAAGTGACCCGTCGTTCCTCTTGCTCGATGAACCGTTTGCGGGCATTGACCCGATTGCCGTTGCCGACATTCAGTCCATCATTTCGGAACTCAAGGACCGCGGCATGGGCGTGCTTATTACAGACCACAACGTGCGCGAAACGCTTTCGATTACCGACCGTGCCTACATCATGTACAAGAGCCAGGTGCTCACGGAAGGTTCTTCGCAACACTTGGCCGAAGACCCAGAAGCGCGCCGCATTTATCTCGGCGATTCTTTCCGCTTGGATTAG
- the uvrC gene encoding excinuclease ABC subunit UvrC, whose product MIPVSEHIERRLAELPLLPGVYIMKNAQGKIIYIGKAKVLKNRVSSYFDGSDHAGHRAATLMLPYIRDIEWIITESETEALILEANLIRKHTPKYNVLLKDDKHFPYLAFSVNEPFPRLFLSRSVKKDGCLYYGPYMSSRMIRQLQDIAARLFKIRECKLKLPINRPVRPCLNYHIGRCEAPCAGLVTREEYRKKVAQTQMLLGGKRDDLIDLWEREMLEASERMDFETAAKKRDAIQALKATSAHQKTDVSDASLSMDVISLKRNGTMAAAVIFEYRNGVLCGRRHYRLECKLEDDETEIFSQMVVQWYMDVEFIPGEIATDVPLPEDLAERESMEQALASKTNHKVVLTNPQRGEKLGFLKLAAANADMILVEMRAEVQKYSEIDSSVFELQKVLSLKKTPFRIECVDISHLSGTNTVASLVAFKNGRPDKSNYRKFIIKTVTGVDDFASMREVMTRRIRRLEDEGIPMPDLWVCDGGKGQVDATMQILKELGHDKDLPLIGLAKRLEEIVFPDDRKSIVLHRTSPALKLLQNARDEAHRFAITYQRSKRKKDLEVEWLKMPGVGHETRVKILSKYKSAEAFMDAPLEDIIDLLGKVRGTKLREQVAEYCAGPTEES is encoded by the coding sequence ATGATCCCTGTAAGTGAACATATTGAGCGTCGCCTGGCAGAACTCCCTCTTTTGCCGGGGGTTTACATCATGAAGAACGCTCAGGGGAAAATCATTTACATTGGCAAGGCGAAGGTCCTCAAGAACCGCGTGTCGAGCTACTTCGACGGGAGTGACCATGCTGGTCACCGAGCGGCCACTTTGATGCTCCCGTACATCCGCGACATCGAGTGGATTATCACGGAAAGCGAAACTGAAGCGCTCATTCTCGAAGCGAACTTGATCCGCAAGCATACGCCCAAGTACAACGTGCTATTGAAGGACGACAAGCACTTTCCGTATTTGGCGTTCTCTGTGAACGAACCTTTCCCGCGACTATTCCTGAGCCGTTCCGTGAAGAAGGACGGCTGCCTGTATTATGGCCCGTACATGAGTTCCCGCATGATCCGCCAGTTGCAGGATATTGCTGCTAGGTTGTTCAAAATCAGGGAGTGCAAACTCAAGCTCCCGATTAATCGCCCCGTGCGTCCTTGCCTCAATTATCACATCGGCCGTTGCGAAGCTCCGTGTGCAGGTCTTGTAACCCGCGAAGAGTACCGCAAAAAAGTGGCGCAGACTCAAATGCTCCTGGGTGGTAAACGCGATGACCTGATTGACCTCTGGGAACGCGAAATGCTCGAAGCGAGCGAGCGTATGGATTTCGAAACTGCGGCCAAGAAACGCGATGCGATTCAGGCGCTCAAGGCGACGAGTGCGCACCAGAAAACAGACGTGTCCGATGCAAGCCTCAGCATGGATGTGATTTCGCTGAAGCGAAACGGCACAATGGCTGCCGCAGTGATTTTTGAATACCGTAACGGCGTACTTTGTGGGCGCCGCCACTATCGTTTGGAATGTAAGCTCGAAGATGACGAGACTGAAATTTTCAGCCAGATGGTAGTGCAATGGTACATGGACGTGGAATTCATACCCGGCGAAATTGCAACGGATGTACCCCTGCCTGAAGATTTGGCGGAACGCGAATCGATGGAACAGGCGCTTGCCTCGAAGACGAATCACAAGGTCGTGCTCACGAATCCGCAGCGCGGCGAAAAGCTCGGGTTCTTGAAACTCGCTGCTGCGAATGCGGACATGATTCTCGTGGAAATGCGCGCCGAAGTGCAAAAGTATAGCGAAATCGATAGCAGCGTTTTTGAATTGCAAAAAGTTCTCAGCTTAAAGAAGACTCCGTTCCGCATCGAGTGCGTGGATATTTCGCATTTGTCCGGTACAAATACGGTGGCGAGTTTGGTTGCGTTTAAGAACGGTCGCCCCGACAAGAGTAATTACCGCAAGTTTATTATCAAGACTGTAACGGGTGTCGATGACTTTGCGAGCATGCGCGAAGTGATGACCCGCCGTATCCGTCGCTTGGAAGATGAAGGGATTCCGATGCCTGATTTGTGGGTATGTGATGGCGGTAAAGGTCAGGTCGATGCCACAATGCAAATTTTAAAGGAACTCGGTCACGATAAGGATTTGCCTTTGATTGGGCTTGCTAAACGTCTCGAAGAAATCGTGTTCCCCGATGACCGCAAAAGTATTGTGCTGCACCGTACAAGCCCCGCGCTAAAGCTTTTGCAGAATGCTCGCGACGAGGCGCACCGATTTGCAATTACATACCAGCGTAGCAAACGCAAGAAAGACCTTGAAGTCGAATGGCTCAAGATGCCCGGCGTGGGGCACGAAACTCGCGTCAAGATTCTGAGCAAGTACAAGAGCGCCGAAGCGTTTATGGACGCCCCGCTCGAAGACATCATCGATTTGCTCGGGAAAGTCCGCGGCACAAAGCTCCGCGAACAAGTCGCCGAATACTGTGCCGGCCCCACTGAAGAATCGTAG
- the hpf gene encoding ribosome hibernation-promoting factor, HPF/YfiA family has protein sequence MDIQFSARHFNASAGLQDRIQEEMDKLAKFYPNITSASVILDHEVEHQRHCEISVNITGSVVVASADEENMGKAVDVTLERIKVQLKKANDKQNDHRAQPISELT, from the coding sequence ATGGATATTCAGTTTTCTGCTCGTCATTTTAATGCATCGGCTGGTCTTCAGGACCGCATTCAGGAAGAAATGGACAAATTGGCCAAATTTTACCCGAATATCACTAGCGCCTCTGTAATTCTTGATCATGAAGTCGAACACCAGCGTCACTGCGAAATTTCTGTCAATATTACAGGTTCCGTCGTGGTTGCTTCTGCCGATGAAGAAAACATGGGCAAGGCCGTTGATGTAACGCTTGAACGTATCAAGGTCCAGCTCAAGAAGGCCAACGACAAGCAGAACGATCATAGAGCTCAGCCGATTTCTGAATTGACGTAA
- a CDS encoding TraR/DksA C4-type zinc finger protein, with the protein MAEKKPVKMSDADLKFFEELLLEKRRELVTAQSESEKANVFQGQKSQSGDGGDSDGADSATDYNSLETNFSLAAREGKYLVYLEEALKRIKNGTFGICKVCNQLIPKARLLAVPTATKCVNCKEETKKKEILDNRMEMAKMFAEAQRKEMLRKAAGR; encoded by the coding sequence ATGGCTGAGAAGAAACCCGTAAAGATGAGCGATGCTGATCTTAAGTTTTTTGAAGAGCTGCTTTTGGAAAAAAGACGTGAGCTTGTGACCGCCCAGAGCGAGTCCGAAAAGGCAAACGTGTTCCAGGGCCAAAAATCCCAGTCTGGTGATGGCGGCGATTCTGATGGCGCTGATTCCGCGACGGACTACAATTCGCTCGAAACCAACTTCTCGTTGGCTGCTCGCGAAGGTAAGTATCTTGTTTATTTGGAAGAAGCCCTCAAGCGTATCAAGAACGGAACGTTTGGTATTTGCAAGGTTTGCAACCAGCTGATTCCGAAGGCTAGACTTTTGGCCGTGCCGACGGCAACCAAGTGCGTGAACTGCAAGGAAGAAACAAAGAAAAAGGAAATCCTTGACAACCGCATGGAAATGGCCAAGATGTTTGCTGAAGCCCAGCGCAAGGAAATGCTCCGCAAGGCCGCTGGCCGCTAA
- a CDS encoding MlaD family protein, whose amino-acid sequence MNSLLIKIKKNFVASLIFIILVVSCGLAAYYFHPSSPYHKRYSFVVKYETIGTLSPGNLVRVRGIAMGEIVDVKLTDEAVYVKARVLAEAKIPVNSEFRLVTAGLMGEREMSIITGNSSKLVAEGDTVSGLYDEGTSGITKNLAAVFEDIDNLQQMVNSFVDSITVGEIGKRVDRVSNKGKKLIRVTKADVRKWKSSVDSLLDSYHEVAEKMERSLQELSDRGGESATKANELIDRVRALMDRANVSKESVVALVSKFDESEGSAKLFLEESSKVKEDFDTLMKDFKVLLQDLKKNGLKLNVDIF is encoded by the coding sequence ATGAATAGTTTGCTGATTAAAATCAAGAAAAATTTTGTTGCAAGTTTAATCTTTATTATTCTCGTGGTCTCGTGCGGGCTTGCGGCTTATTATTTCCATCCGTCAAGCCCTTACCATAAACGCTACTCGTTTGTGGTCAAGTACGAGACTATCGGTACGCTTTCTCCGGGCAACCTTGTCCGTGTCCGTGGCATTGCTATGGGCGAGATTGTCGATGTGAAACTCACGGATGAAGCAGTCTATGTGAAGGCTCGTGTACTTGCCGAAGCAAAAATCCCCGTGAATTCGGAATTCCGTCTGGTGACGGCGGGCCTTATGGGCGAACGAGAAATGAGCATCATCACTGGAAACTCTAGCAAGCTGGTTGCCGAAGGTGATACTGTCAGTGGACTTTACGACGAGGGAACTTCTGGAATTACGAAGAACCTTGCCGCCGTATTCGAGGATATTGACAACCTTCAACAAATGGTTAATAGTTTTGTTGATTCGATTACTGTGGGCGAAATCGGAAAACGTGTAGACCGCGTTTCAAACAAGGGTAAGAAACTTATTCGTGTGACAAAGGCCGATGTCCGCAAGTGGAAATCTAGCGTGGATTCCTTGCTCGATAGCTATCACGAAGTCGCCGAAAAAATGGAACGTTCTTTGCAGGAATTGTCCGATCGCGGAGGCGAGAGTGCAACGAAGGCAAATGAACTCATTGATCGTGTGCGCGCTTTGATGGACCGAGCAAATGTTTCTAAGGAATCTGTTGTAGCGCTGGTGTCTAAGTTCGACGAAAGCGAAGGTTCGGCAAAATTGTTCCTCGAGGAGTCCTCCAAGGTAAAAGAAGACTTTGATACCTTGATGAAGGATTTCAAAGTATTGCTTCAGGACCTGAAAAAGAACGGGCTCAAGCTTAACGTAGATATTTTTTAG
- a CDS encoding type II toxin-antitoxin system RelE/ParE family toxin, giving the protein MSTKHKPLVWLHALPKTPPLSQKARIEAGYLLRLLQLGVNLSLPQSRPMPSIGVHCHELRIQDENKIWRLFYRVDADAIIVVLWLEKKTNKTPDEVINLCRKRLKFYDMER; this is encoded by the coding sequence ATGAGTACGAAACATAAACCTTTAGTTTGGTTGCATGCACTGCCGAAAACTCCACCATTGTCACAGAAAGCGAGGATTGAAGCTGGATACTTGTTACGATTGTTGCAATTGGGGGTGAACCTGTCTTTGCCACAAAGTCGTCCGATGCCGTCAATTGGAGTTCATTGTCACGAGTTACGAATTCAAGACGAAAATAAAATTTGGAGGCTGTTTTATCGTGTAGATGCAGATGCAATTATTGTGGTTTTGTGGTTAGAAAAGAAAACGAACAAAACGCCTGATGAGGTGATAAACTTGTGTCGTAAGCGTTTGAAATTTTATGATATGGAGCGTTAG
- the rpoN gene encoding RNA polymerase factor sigma-54 — protein sequence MNLGMQANIGQTQEQTLSPALLQSVKMLQKTSQELETAIKEEVEVNPLLEVDDGDFDDQEVPVDKDPEELDPRADSDEYPDDIEDMARGSLDDTADVDSSYLDGESSDVNWDSYLGDGTSYDDAPFNDLNSGGKDPDEDWDRPIKDVGKSLQEQLEDQLRLWNGTRELQEQLQENGVTEEHFRKLVQYLINSINDDGFLCDVNRDSASEAMVVKSDDKYIDEIERVLRGELKLEDASLPVREAVHVLQSFKPSGIGARDQRECFLIQAYAIPNFPSLAIRILEEEYENLLQLRYAKIAKALNVSADEVKTAVASLSRLRPHPGFQLSHSYSHIINADLKVVEKKGNYEVICFKTKMQKSLRINQTYKAILTDPSASKQDKEYVKAQLAKANDLIKAVDNRFSTIELVMRSIVKRQRGFFENGPAFLKPMILQDVADDVHLAVSTVQRATDQKYVETPYGIYELKQFFTSGVKQGTAPDAEEVGSAQIIDAIKTLIDEEDKSSPLSDQDISDELLKQGIKVARRTVAKYREKELKILPKNQRKR from the coding sequence ATGAATCTTGGAATGCAGGCAAATATCGGACAGACGCAGGAGCAGACGCTATCTCCTGCGCTTCTCCAGTCTGTGAAGATGCTTCAGAAAACTTCGCAGGAATTGGAAACCGCCATCAAGGAAGAAGTCGAAGTCAACCCACTTTTGGAAGTGGACGATGGCGATTTTGACGATCAGGAAGTTCCCGTCGACAAGGACCCGGAAGAACTTGACCCGCGTGCGGATTCAGATGAATATCCTGATGATATCGAGGACATGGCTCGCGGTTCCTTGGACGATACCGCCGATGTCGATAGCAGTTACCTCGACGGCGAATCTTCGGATGTGAACTGGGATAGCTATTTGGGCGATGGCACATCGTACGATGATGCTCCCTTTAACGATTTGAATTCTGGCGGGAAAGATCCGGACGAAGATTGGGACCGCCCGATCAAGGACGTGGGCAAGAGCTTGCAGGAACAGCTCGAAGACCAGCTCCGCCTTTGGAACGGCACTCGCGAATTGCAGGAACAGCTTCAAGAAAACGGCGTGACCGAAGAGCATTTCCGCAAGTTGGTGCAGTACCTCATCAACTCGATTAACGATGATGGGTTCCTTTGCGATGTCAACCGCGACAGTGCATCCGAAGCTATGGTCGTGAAGTCCGATGACAAGTACATCGACGAGATTGAACGCGTGCTCCGCGGAGAACTCAAGCTCGAAGACGCAAGTCTCCCGGTACGCGAGGCGGTTCACGTTTTGCAGTCCTTCAAGCCGAGCGGCATTGGCGCCCGCGACCAGCGTGAATGTTTCTTGATCCAGGCATACGCAATTCCGAATTTCCCGAGTCTTGCTATTCGCATTCTCGAAGAAGAATACGAGAATCTTTTGCAGCTCCGCTATGCAAAAATTGCGAAGGCATTGAACGTCTCCGCCGACGAAGTCAAGACAGCTGTTGCAAGCCTCTCGCGTTTGCGCCCGCACCCAGGCTTCCAGCTTTCACATTCGTATTCGCACATCATCAATGCGGATTTGAAGGTTGTCGAAAAGAAGGGCAATTACGAAGTCATCTGCTTCAAGACCAAGATGCAGAAGTCGTTGCGCATCAATCAGACGTACAAGGCGATTCTCACGGACCCGTCTGCATCGAAGCAGGACAAGGAATACGTGAAGGCGCAGCTTGCGAAAGCAAATGATCTCATCAAGGCGGTCGATAACCGCTTCTCGACGATTGAGCTTGTGATGCGTTCGATTGTCAAGCGTCAGCGCGGATTTTTCGAAAACGGCCCCGCATTCCTTAAGCCGATGATTCTCCAGGATGTCGCCGACGATGTCCATTTGGCGGTGAGTACGGTACAGCGTGCGACCGACCAAAAGTACGTGGAAACGCCTTACGGCATCTATGAACTTAAACAATTCTTTACATCGGGTGTGAAGCAGGGCACAGCTCCGGATGCCGAAGAAGTCGGTTCTGCGCAGATTATCGATGCCATCAAGACGCTCATTGATGAAGAAGACAAGTCCTCTCCGCTCTCCGACCAGGACATCAGCGATGAACTTTTGAAGCAGGGAATCAAGGTGGCTCGCCGTACGGTGGCCAAATACCGCGAGAAAGAACTGAAAATACTGCCCAAAAATCAGCGTAAACGGTAG
- a CDS encoding serine hydrolase, whose translation MEISEKLSELLKTAEDEDIFDKAVAGYLLPDGTSNIVTLNTPEDTVFDIASLTKVCPTSTLALSYILEGKLSIDAKVIDFIPELNTNYRDEIYISHLLTHSLDYRVPMKTLRTLSPEGILDALYTYQFEAAPGTVFNYGNPASVLLGILLQRLTGKTLQEQGNERFFTPLGMTRSGYDPLTRVPKSEIAATELCEFRHREIQGEVHDESAWVLQKLFPVGSAGMFSCVPDLLKFVKMILMDGKFEDKQIAPAGILDIVSHNALPDSVGAETALGWELNAPKFMGTKVSPQAFGKTGFTGASIVADPDKGGALVLLSNFTYPHREPNADRIHAFRATLADAFFGEIG comes from the coding sequence ATGGAAATTTCCGAGAAGCTATCAGAACTTTTAAAAACTGCAGAAGACGAAGACATTTTCGACAAGGCTGTTGCCGGCTACTTACTCCCTGACGGTACAAGCAACATTGTCACACTGAACACTCCCGAAGATACCGTTTTTGACATAGCTTCGCTTACGAAGGTCTGCCCCACTTCGACACTTGCACTTTCGTACATTCTCGAAGGCAAGCTTTCCATTGATGCCAAAGTTATCGATTTCATCCCGGAACTCAATACAAACTACCGTGACGAGATTTATATTTCGCACTTGCTCACGCACAGTCTGGATTACCGCGTCCCGATGAAAACGCTCCGAACCCTTTCGCCGGAAGGGATTCTCGATGCACTTTACACGTACCAATTTGAAGCCGCTCCGGGTACAGTTTTCAACTACGGGAACCCCGCCAGCGTGCTGCTCGGGATTTTGTTGCAAAGACTTACGGGTAAGACTTTGCAAGAGCAGGGAAACGAGAGGTTCTTTACACCTCTCGGCATGACGCGTTCGGGTTACGACCCGCTCACCCGCGTCCCGAAATCAGAAATCGCGGCGACAGAACTCTGCGAGTTCCGCCACCGCGAAATCCAAGGCGAAGTTCATGACGAAAGCGCCTGGGTCCTACAAAAGCTATTCCCCGTCGGCAGTGCCGGCATGTTCAGCTGCGTACCCGACCTCTTAAAGTTCGTGAAGATGATTCTCATGGACGGAAAGTTCGAGGACAAGCAAATCGCCCCTGCCGGAATCCTGGACATCGTGAGCCACAACGCCCTGCCCGATAGCGTCGGAGCAGAAACCGCCCTCGGCTGGGAGCTGAATGCGCCTAAGTTCATGGGCACAAAGGTCTCACCGCAAGCATTCGGAAAAACCGGATTCACGGGCGCAAGTATCGTCGCCGACCCGGACAAGGGGGGTGCCCTCGTGCTACTCAGCAATTTCACCTACCCGCACCGCGAACCAAATGCGGACCGCATCCATGCATTCAGAGCAACACTCGCCGACGCATTTTTCGGAGAAATTGGATAA
- a CDS encoding glycosyl transferase family 2 — MNFESMNLLSQKVEGVLGTVRALREENAKLKQLLEGAKAQTEDQKNLLDSTNAKIADYEAALNARANQAAAQDEAINEKSRAIDSLNEQINEKNGIIDSLNAQISEKNGIIDSLNGQVAEKENAINSKNEQINEKNGIIDSLNGQINEKNGIIDSLNGQVNEKNSIIDSLNGQTNEKNSIIDSLNGQINEKNNIIDDLNGQISEKNNIIDCLNGQVAEKNDIIDNLNNQVQSQSNEIAEAQSKFQQLLSTIENELGTEINLNEPATEQVEAPAAQPENKPQEENPDLFASNGGSQPGFFG; from the coding sequence ATGAATTTTGAAAGCATGAACTTGTTGTCGCAGAAAGTGGAAGGAGTCCTTGGAACGGTCCGCGCCCTGCGTGAAGAAAACGCAAAGCTGAAGCAGCTGCTCGAAGGCGCCAAAGCTCAAACCGAAGACCAGAAGAACCTGTTGGATTCCACCAACGCAAAGATTGCCGACTACGAGGCCGCACTCAATGCAAGAGCCAACCAAGCCGCAGCTCAGGACGAAGCCATCAACGAAAAAAGCCGCGCTATCGACTCCCTGAACGAACAGATTAACGAAAAGAACGGCATTATTGATTCCTTGAACGCTCAAATCAGTGAAAAGAACGGAATCATCGACTCTCTGAACGGACAAGTCGCCGAAAAAGAAAACGCCATCAACTCCAAGAATGAACAAATTAACGAGAAGAATGGTATTATCGACTCCTTGAACGGCCAGATCAACGAAAAGAACGGAATCATCGACTCCCTGAACGGTCAAGTCAACGAAAAGAACAGCATCATTGATTCCCTCAACGGCCAAACCAACGAAAAGAACAGCATTATCGATTCCCTCAATGGTCAGATCAACGAAAAGAACAACATTATCGACGATCTTAACGGCCAGATAAGCGAAAAGAACAATATCATCGATTGCCTGAACGGTCAAGTGGCCGAAAAGAACGACATCATTGACAACCTCAATAATCAAGTTCAGAGCCAGAGCAACGAAATCGCCGAAGCACAAAGCAAGTTCCAGCAGCTTCTCTCCACCATCGAGAACGAACTCGGCACCGAAATCAATCTCAATGAGCCGGCTACAGAACAGGTCGAGGCCCCTGCAGCACAGCCCGAGAATAAACCGCAAGAAGAAAACCCTGACCTGTTCGCGAGCAACGGAGGCTCGCAACCCGGTTTTTTCGGCTAA
- the hprK gene encoding HPr(Ser) kinase/phosphatase: MADRLKDLKILHRERFPVRDFFIRYGKDLQMMQHCPDEDMESCIEESGLHRPGLAMAGFTKVYSSQQIQIVGHTEWNYLESVGPEARAKIFENLSVFRAPMWVVTHAQTPHEELKAMCNRLHVPLFSTTLHTFEFFKMAQRILEEFFAPHAIIHGSLVDVYGVGMLYVGDSNVGKSECVLDLVESGHRMVADDVVHISHVGKSIIGRPDPLIRHHMEIRGVGILDIRSMFGIHAIRKVKKIEMIVELQQWRQDVSYERTGLNEMEENVMGVNIPKVVLPVAPGKNMTVISEVIAMNALMKMSGQNVAKDFNESLLQKIKAKAKGEFTDDLLDFNPQNWSFYE, translated from the coding sequence ATGGCTGATAGGTTGAAAGATCTAAAAATCCTGCACCGGGAACGCTTCCCGGTGCGGGACTTTTTTATCCGCTACGGCAAAGATTTGCAAATGATGCAGCATTGTCCCGACGAGGACATGGAATCATGCATCGAAGAAAGCGGACTTCACCGCCCTGGCCTTGCCATGGCGGGTTTTACTAAAGTTTATAGTTCCCAGCAGATTCAGATAGTCGGCCACACGGAATGGAATTATCTGGAATCTGTCGGTCCAGAAGCTCGTGCGAAAATTTTTGAAAATTTGTCTGTATTCCGTGCCCCGATGTGGGTCGTGACGCATGCGCAGACTCCGCACGAAGAACTCAAGGCGATGTGCAACCGCTTGCATGTCCCGCTGTTCTCGACAACGCTCCACACTTTTGAATTTTTCAAGATGGCCCAGAGAATTCTCGAAGAATTCTTTGCACCGCACGCCATTATTCACGGAAGCCTCGTGGATGTTTATGGCGTGGGCATGCTTTACGTGGGCGATAGTAACGTCGGTAAGTCCGAATGTGTGCTCGACCTTGTTGAAAGTGGGCATCGCATGGTGGCGGACGATGTTGTTCATATTAGCCATGTGGGCAAGTCCATTATTGGTCGCCCGGACCCGCTGATCCGTCATCACATGGAAATTCGTGGCGTTGGCATTTTGGACATTCGCTCGATGTTCGGTATTCATGCAATCCGCAAAGTGAAAAAGATTGAAATGATTGTCGAACTCCAACAGTGGCGCCAGGATGTTTCGTACGAACGCACCGGCCTTAACGAAATGGAAGAAAACGTCATGGGCGTGAACATCCCGAAGGTGGTGCTCCCTGTGGCTCCCGGCAAGAACATGACCGTGATTTCCGAAGTCATTGCGATGAATGCCCTCATGAAAATGAGCGGCCAGAACGTGGCAAAGGATTTCAACGAGTCGTTATTGCAAAAGATTAAGGCGAAGGCTAAGGGCGAATTTACTGATGATTTGCTAGATTTTAATCCGCAGAACTGGTCTTTCTATGAATAG
- the lptC gene encoding LPS export ABC transporter periplasmic protein LptC — translation MQNIQNMLTPASRLWGVFACAILAAFLLGCEEIEEPKPWIRVERPQMLFTDTTLLDSYDKGVLNWRLKTAYLERWADKEIVTVRPVFVDIYDSIGERVAFLRADSGSLDMTFTYVYAYGHVYALTPKGASVRADSLLWNKKDNLVRTASYVRVVSEDGDVLQGVGFESDAQFDNWKILSNVTGIFQDAAKRMKDEDKRQAEAERLNNPPSSSSQAAPASKPTSSPSKKLLPRALPLNTKAGKP, via the coding sequence TTGCAGAACATTCAAAATATGCTTACACCGGCTTCCCGCTTGTGGGGCGTTTTTGCGTGTGCCATCCTAGCTGCATTTTTGCTTGGTTGCGAAGAAATCGAAGAACCCAAACCCTGGATTCGCGTTGAGCGCCCGCAGATGCTCTTTACCGATACGACTCTTCTCGACAGCTACGATAAGGGCGTGCTCAACTGGCGCCTGAAAACCGCTTATCTGGAACGCTGGGCCGACAAGGAAATCGTGACGGTGCGTCCGGTGTTCGTGGACATTTACGATTCCATCGGCGAGCGTGTGGCGTTCTTGCGTGCGGACTCCGGCAGTCTCGACATGACGTTCACGTACGTTTACGCTTATGGTCACGTTTATGCGCTGACTCCTAAGGGCGCCTCGGTCCGTGCCGATTCGCTCCTCTGGAACAAGAAAGATAATTTGGTCAGAACCGCAAGCTATGTGCGCGTTGTTTCCGAAGATGGCGACGTGTTACAAGGTGTTGGTTTTGAAAGTGATGCGCAGTTCGATAACTGGAAAATCCTTTCGAACGTGACGGGCATTTTCCAGGATGCTGCAAAGCGTATGAAGGATGAAGACAAACGACAGGCTGAGGCGGAACGTCTGAACAATCCGCCGTCCTCGTCATCGCAGGCCGCTCCGGCATCAAAGCCCACGTCGTCGCCTTCCAAAAAGCTTTTGCCACGCGCTCTCCCGCTCAATACAAAGGCAGGGAAACCGTGA
- a CDS encoding helix-turn-helix transcriptional regulator has translation MDQAKKERLQKKGWVVGDVDEFLELSPAEMAIVEMKVALAKALIAKRKKIGETQVSAAAIAKTSQSRYAKVEHADASVSLELMIKMFFALGATKKELLKTLSA, from the coding sequence ATGGATCAAGCAAAAAAAGAAAGATTGCAGAAGAAGGGCTGGGTAGTTGGTGATGTGGATGAATTCCTTGAGTTGAGTCCTGCTGAAATGGCTATTGTTGAAATGAAAGTTGCTTTGGCAAAAGCTCTCATTGCAAAAAGAAAAAAAATTGGTGAAACTCAAGTGTCTGCTGCGGCTATCGCAAAAACAAGTCAATCTCGTTATGCAAAAGTGGAGCATGCGGATGCGAGCGTTTCGCTTGAGTTGATGATTAAGATGTTTTTTGCTTTGGGAGCAACTAAGAAAGAGCTGCTTAAAACTCTTTCTGCGTGA